One genomic window of Saccopteryx bilineata isolate mSacBil1 chromosome 4, mSacBil1_pri_phased_curated, whole genome shotgun sequence includes the following:
- the PRSS36 gene encoding polyserase-2 isoform X1, protein MFQHLLLPLVILAISPIPGAFQNSALSPTQDAPEDLDCGRPESSTRIVGGSDAQLGSWPWQVSLHQSGGHICGGSLIAPSWVLSAAHCFVDNGTLEPAAEWSVLLGVHSQDGPLDSAHVRDVAAILVPDNYSSVELGADLALLRLAAPARLGPNVRPVCLPRASHHFAHGTSCWATGWGDVQEADPLPPPWVLQEVELKLLGEAACQCLYSRPGPFNLTFQLLPGMLCAGYPEGRRDTCQGDSGGPLVCEEHGRWFLAGITSFGFGCARRNRPGVFTAVAPYEAWIREQVMGSQPGPAFPSQSRGPQSGPWKPVDENCTIALPECGKAPRPGAWPWEAQVIVPGSRPCHGALVSESWVLAPASCFLDPSSSDRPPRDLDSWRVWLPSRTRAEQVARLVRHKNASWDDASDLALLQLRAPVNLSVAPRPVCLPHPEHYFLPGSRCRLARWGRGEPAPGPNALLEAELLGGWWCHCLHGRQGATVPPPGDPPHALCPAYQEEEEAGRCWNDSSWSLVCREEGTWFLAGIRDFSGGCLRPRTFYPLQTHGPWISHVTRGAYLEDQLTWDWGPEGEETETQTCPPQSEHGACGLRPEPAPAGLLWPWLAEVHVAGERVCTGILVAPGWVLAATHCVLRPGSTTVPYIEVYLGRTGASPLPQGHQVSRLVISIRLPRHLGLRPPLALLELSSRVEPSPSALSICLHPGGVPLGGSCWVLGWKDPQDRVPVAAAVSILTPRLCHCLYQGILPPGTLCVMYAEGQEDRCEVTSAPPLLCQSEEGAWVLVGMAVRGSLELFASVGPEEAWISQTVGEAHFLIPSGSPYWPPEGSHLCPLDMAGASGSSPAALFLLLLTPLIQG, encoded by the exons ATGTTCCAGCACCTGCTTCTCCCACTTGTGATCCTTG CCATCAGCCCCATCCCTGGAGCCTTCCAGAACTCAG CTCTCAGTCCTACTCAAGACGCACCTGAAGATCTGG ACTGTGGTCGACCTGAATCCTCTACCAGAATCGTGGGGGGCTCAGATGCACAGCTGGGCAGCTGGCCGTGGCAGGTGAGCCTGCACCAGAGCGGGGGCCATATCTGCGGGGGCTCCCTCATCGCCCCCTCCTGGGTCCTCTCCGCTGCTCACTGTTTCGTAGA CAACGGGACCTTGGAGCCCGCGGCCGAGTGGTCGGTACTGCTGGGCGTGCACTCCCAGGACGGGCCCCTGGACTCCGCGCACGTCCGCGACGTGGCGGCCATCCTGGTGCCCGACAACTACAGCAGCGTGGAACTGGGAGCCGACCTGGCCCTCCTGCGCCTGGCCGCGCCCGCCCGTCTGGGCCCCAACGTGCGGCCCGTGTGCCTGCCGCGCGCCTCGCACCACTTCGCGCACGGCACGTCCTGCTGGGCCACCGGCTGGGGGGACGTACAGGAGGCGG atcccctgcctcccccctggGTGCTGCAAGAAGTGGAGCTAAAGCTGCTGGGAGAAGCTGCCTGTCAGTGTCTCTACAGCCGGCCTGGCCCCTTTAACCTCACTTTTCAGCTGTTGCCGGGGATGCTGTGTGCTGGCTACCCGGAGGGCCGCAGGGACACCTGCCAG GGAGACTCTGGGGGGCCCCTGGTCTGTGAGGAACACGGCAGATGGTTCCTGGCGGGAATCACCAGCTTTGGCTTTGGCTGCGCACGAAGGAACCGCCCCGGAGTCTTCACTGCTGTGGCTCCCTACGAGGCATGGATCCGGGAGCAGGTGATGGGCTCACAGCCTGGGCCTGCCTTTCCCAGCCAGTCCCGGGGGCCCCAATCCGGCCCCTGGAAGCCCGTGGATGAGAACTGCACCATTGCCCTGCCAG AGTGTGGGAAAGCCCCGAGGCCAGGGGCCTGGCCTTGGGAGGCTCAGGTGATAGTGCCCGGATCCAGACCCTGCCATGGGGCGCTGGTGTCTGAAAGCTGGGTCTTGGCACCTGCCAGCTGCTTTCTGGA CCCCAGCAGCTCGGACCGCCCGCCCCGCGACCTGGACAGCTGGCGCGTGTGGCTGCCTTCGCGGACGCGCGCAGAGCAGGTGGCGCGCCTCGTGCGGCACAAGAACGCGTCCTGGGACGACGCCTCGGACCTGGCGCTGCTGCAGCTGCGCGCGCCCGTGAACCTGAGCGTGGCCCCGCGGCCAGTGTGTCTACCTCACCCAGAACACTACTTCCTGCCCGGGAGCCGCTGCCGCCTGGCTCGCTGGGGCCGCGGCG AACCGGCGCCCGGCCCGAACGCGCTGCTGGAGGCGGAGCTGTTGGGCGGCTGGTGGTGTCACTGTTTGCACGGCCGCCAGGGGGCGACAGTGCCGCCGCCTGGAGACCCGCCGCACGCGCTCTGCCCCGCctaccaggaggaggaggaggcgggccGCTGCTGG AACGACTCCAGTTGGAGCCTTGTGTGCCGGGAGGAAGGGACCTGGTTCCTGGCTGGAATCCGAGACTTCTCCGGTGGCTGCCTGCGTCCCAGAACCTTCTACCCTCTTCAGACCCACGGCCCATGGATCAGCCACGTGACTCGGGGAGCCTACCTAGAGGACCAGCTGACTTGGGACTGGGGCCCTgagggggaggagactgagaCACAGACTTGTCCTCCCCAATCAGAACATGGTG cCTGTGGCCTGCGGCCGGAGCCCGCTCCAGCGGGGCTCCTGTGGCCATGGCTGGCCGAGGTGCATGTGGCTGGTGAGCGAGTCTGCACTGGGATCCTCGTGGCCCCAGGCTGGGTCCTGGCAGCCACTCATTGTGTCCTCAG GCCAGGCTCTACAACAGTGCCTTATATTGAAGTGTACCTGGGCCGGACAGGGGCCAGTCCCCTCCCACAGGGCCACCAGGTATCCCGGTTGGTCATCAGCATCCGTCTGCCCCGGCACCTGGGACTTCGGCCCCCCCTGGCCCTCCTGGAGCTGAGCTCCCGGGTGGAGCCCTCCCCTTCAGCCTTGTCCATCTGCCTTCACCCAGGGGGTGTCCCCCTGGGGGGCAGCTGCTGGGTGTTGGGCTGGAAGGACCCCCAGGACCGAG tCCCTGTGGCAGCTGCTGTCTCCATCTTGACACCACGACTCTGTCACTGCCTCTATCAGGGCATCCTGCCCCCTGGGACTCTTTGTGTCATGTATGCAGAGGGGCAGGAAGACAGGTGTGAG GTGACCTCAGCACCTCCACTCCTGTGCCAGAGTGAGGAAGGCGCCTGGGTCCTCGTGGGCATGGCTGTCCGAGGGAGCCTGGAGCTGTTTGCCTCCGTTGGCCCTGAAGAGGCCTGGATCTCCCAGACGGTGGGAGAGGCCCATTTCCTGATCCCCAGTGGCTCCCCCTACTGGCCCCCTGAAGGCAGCCACCTCTGTCCCCTGGACATGGCTGGAGCCTCAGGCTCTTCTCCTGCCGCTCTGTTCCTGCTGCTGCTGACCCCCTTGATCCAGGGTTGA
- the PRSS36 gene encoding polyserase-2 isoform X2, producing MFQHLLLPLVILAISPIPGAFQNSALSPTQDAPEDLDCGRPESSTRIVGGSDAQLGSWPWQVSLHQSGGHICGGSLIAPSWVLSAAHCFVDNGTLEPAAEWSVLLGVHSQDGPLDSAHVRDVAAILVPDNYSSVELGADLALLRLAAPARLGPNVRPVCLPRASHHFAHGTSCWATGWGDVQEADPLPPPWVLQEVELKLLGEAACQCLYSRPGPFNLTFQLLPGMLCAGYPEGRRDTCQGDSGGPLVCEEHGRWFLAGITSFGFGCARRNRPGVFTAVAPYEAWIREQVMGSQPGPAFPSQSRGPQSGPWKPVDENCTIALPECGKAPRPGAWPWEAQVIVPGSRPCHGALVSESWVLAPASCFLDPSSSDRPPRDLDSWRVWLPSRTRAEQVARLVRHKNASWDDASDLALLQLRAPVNLSVAPRPVCLPHPEHYFLPGSRCRLARWGRGEPAPGPNALLEAELLGGWWCHCLHGRQGATVPPPGDPPHALCPAYQEEEEAGRCWNDSSWSLVCREEGTWFLAGIRDFSGGCLRPRTFYPLQTHGPWISHVTRGAYLEDQLTWDWGPEGEETETQTCPPQSEHGACGLRPEPAPAGLLWPWLAEVHVAGERVCTGILVAPGWVLAATHCVLRPGSTTVPYIEVYLGRTGASPLPQGHQVSRLVISIRLPRHLGLRPPLALLELSSRVEPSPSALSICLHPGGVPLGGSCWVLGWKDPQDRGDLSTSTPVPE from the exons ATGTTCCAGCACCTGCTTCTCCCACTTGTGATCCTTG CCATCAGCCCCATCCCTGGAGCCTTCCAGAACTCAG CTCTCAGTCCTACTCAAGACGCACCTGAAGATCTGG ACTGTGGTCGACCTGAATCCTCTACCAGAATCGTGGGGGGCTCAGATGCACAGCTGGGCAGCTGGCCGTGGCAGGTGAGCCTGCACCAGAGCGGGGGCCATATCTGCGGGGGCTCCCTCATCGCCCCCTCCTGGGTCCTCTCCGCTGCTCACTGTTTCGTAGA CAACGGGACCTTGGAGCCCGCGGCCGAGTGGTCGGTACTGCTGGGCGTGCACTCCCAGGACGGGCCCCTGGACTCCGCGCACGTCCGCGACGTGGCGGCCATCCTGGTGCCCGACAACTACAGCAGCGTGGAACTGGGAGCCGACCTGGCCCTCCTGCGCCTGGCCGCGCCCGCCCGTCTGGGCCCCAACGTGCGGCCCGTGTGCCTGCCGCGCGCCTCGCACCACTTCGCGCACGGCACGTCCTGCTGGGCCACCGGCTGGGGGGACGTACAGGAGGCGG atcccctgcctcccccctggGTGCTGCAAGAAGTGGAGCTAAAGCTGCTGGGAGAAGCTGCCTGTCAGTGTCTCTACAGCCGGCCTGGCCCCTTTAACCTCACTTTTCAGCTGTTGCCGGGGATGCTGTGTGCTGGCTACCCGGAGGGCCGCAGGGACACCTGCCAG GGAGACTCTGGGGGGCCCCTGGTCTGTGAGGAACACGGCAGATGGTTCCTGGCGGGAATCACCAGCTTTGGCTTTGGCTGCGCACGAAGGAACCGCCCCGGAGTCTTCACTGCTGTGGCTCCCTACGAGGCATGGATCCGGGAGCAGGTGATGGGCTCACAGCCTGGGCCTGCCTTTCCCAGCCAGTCCCGGGGGCCCCAATCCGGCCCCTGGAAGCCCGTGGATGAGAACTGCACCATTGCCCTGCCAG AGTGTGGGAAAGCCCCGAGGCCAGGGGCCTGGCCTTGGGAGGCTCAGGTGATAGTGCCCGGATCCAGACCCTGCCATGGGGCGCTGGTGTCTGAAAGCTGGGTCTTGGCACCTGCCAGCTGCTTTCTGGA CCCCAGCAGCTCGGACCGCCCGCCCCGCGACCTGGACAGCTGGCGCGTGTGGCTGCCTTCGCGGACGCGCGCAGAGCAGGTGGCGCGCCTCGTGCGGCACAAGAACGCGTCCTGGGACGACGCCTCGGACCTGGCGCTGCTGCAGCTGCGCGCGCCCGTGAACCTGAGCGTGGCCCCGCGGCCAGTGTGTCTACCTCACCCAGAACACTACTTCCTGCCCGGGAGCCGCTGCCGCCTGGCTCGCTGGGGCCGCGGCG AACCGGCGCCCGGCCCGAACGCGCTGCTGGAGGCGGAGCTGTTGGGCGGCTGGTGGTGTCACTGTTTGCACGGCCGCCAGGGGGCGACAGTGCCGCCGCCTGGAGACCCGCCGCACGCGCTCTGCCCCGCctaccaggaggaggaggaggcgggccGCTGCTGG AACGACTCCAGTTGGAGCCTTGTGTGCCGGGAGGAAGGGACCTGGTTCCTGGCTGGAATCCGAGACTTCTCCGGTGGCTGCCTGCGTCCCAGAACCTTCTACCCTCTTCAGACCCACGGCCCATGGATCAGCCACGTGACTCGGGGAGCCTACCTAGAGGACCAGCTGACTTGGGACTGGGGCCCTgagggggaggagactgagaCACAGACTTGTCCTCCCCAATCAGAACATGGTG cCTGTGGCCTGCGGCCGGAGCCCGCTCCAGCGGGGCTCCTGTGGCCATGGCTGGCCGAGGTGCATGTGGCTGGTGAGCGAGTCTGCACTGGGATCCTCGTGGCCCCAGGCTGGGTCCTGGCAGCCACTCATTGTGTCCTCAG GCCAGGCTCTACAACAGTGCCTTATATTGAAGTGTACCTGGGCCGGACAGGGGCCAGTCCCCTCCCACAGGGCCACCAGGTATCCCGGTTGGTCATCAGCATCCGTCTGCCCCGGCACCTGGGACTTCGGCCCCCCCTGGCCCTCCTGGAGCTGAGCTCCCGGGTGGAGCCCTCCCCTTCAGCCTTGTCCATCTGCCTTCACCCAGGGGGTGTCCCCCTGGGGGGCAGCTGCTGGGTGTTGGGCTGGAAGGACCCCCAGGACCGAG GTGACCTCAGCACCTCCACTCCTGTGCCAGAGTGA
- the PRSS8 gene encoding prostasin, which yields MAQRVDLGPRRPEAVTILLLLGLFRSGLGAAGAGAEAVCGVASQARITGGSSATPGQWPWQVSITYDGIHVCGGSLVSEQWVLSAAHCFPREHSKEGYEVKLGAHQLDSYTPTAAVRTVAQVIPHPGYRQEGSQGDIALIRLHSPVTLSRNIRPVCLPAANASFPNGLQCSVTGWGHVASSVSLQAPRPLQQLEVPLISRETCNCLYNIDAKPSEPHSIQQDMVCAGYVEGGKDACQGDSGGPLSCPVGGLWYLAGIVSWGDACGAPNRPGVYTLTSSYASWIHHHAAELQPRVVPQTWESQPDGNLCKNRQAFNSAPGRGLLGPVLVLPLALTLGLLQPWWGHCAARPGR from the exons ATGGCCCAGAGGGTAGACCTGGGGCCCAGGCGGCCAGAGGCTGTGACCATTCTGCTTTTGCTTGGATTATTCCGGTCCGGGCTGG GAGCTGCCGGGGCCGGTGCGGAAG CCGTGTGTGGTGTGGCCTCCCAAGCACGCATCACAGGTGGCAGCAGCGCGACCCCTGGCCAGTGGCCCTGGCAAGTCAGCATCACCTACGACGGCATCCACGTGTGTGGCGGTTCTCTCGTGTCTGAGCAGTGGGTGCTGTCAGCTGCTCACTGCTTTCCCAG GGAGCACAGCAAGGAAGGGTACGAGGTGAAGCTGGGGGCCCACCAGCTGGACTCCTACACCCCCACGGCCGCGGTGCGCACCGTGGCACAGGTCATTCCTCACCCCGGCTACCGCCAGGAGGGCTCCCAGGGGGACATCGCACTCATCCGGCTGCACAGCCCTGTCACCCTCTCCCGCAACATCCGGCCGGTCTGCCTCCCTGCAGCCAACGCCTCCTTCCCCAACGGCCTCCAGTGCTCTGTCACCGGATGGGGCCACGTGGCCTCCTCAG TGAGCCTCCAGGCCCCCAGACCACTACAGCAACTTGAGGTGCCACTGATCAGTCGGGAGACGTGTAACTGCCTGTACAACATCGATGCCAAACCGAGTGAGCCCCACTCTATCCAGCAGGACATGGTGTGTGCTGGCTACGTAGAGGGGGGCAAGGACGCCTGCCAG GGTGACTCTGGGGGCCCCCTCTCCTGCCCTGTTGGGGGCCTCTGGTACCTGGCAGGCATTGTGAGCTGGGGTGATGCCTGTGGGGCCCCCAACCGGCCCGGTGTGTACACTCTGACCTCCAGCTACGCGTCCTGGATTCACCACCATGCAGCCGAGCTCCAGCCTCGGGTGGTACCCCAAACCTGGGAGTCCCAGCCTGATGGCAACCTCTGCAAAAACCGTCAGGCCTTCAACTCTGCGCCGGGCCGAGGCTTGTTGGGACCCGTCCTTGTGCTGCCGCTAGCCCTGACGCTGGGCCTCCTGCAGCCGTGGTGGGGGCACTGCGCTGCTCGCCCCGGGCGCTGA